The Helicoverpa armigera isolate CAAS_96S chromosome 5, ASM3070526v1, whole genome shotgun sequence sequence TTACCAGCGACAGTAACGATACTGGAGCATTGACAACTGAACTGCCCACCACCGTGCCTCCCGCCGTGGTTGCCAACGTGACGGTCATCGACACCATGGTGAAAACCGTCTTAGCTATGCAGAACATCACATCAACCTACGAACCACTAAACCAtgaatattacatttatatttgggCGATTGCAATTTTGGGCTGTATCCTTCTTACGACTGGAAGGTAAGGCTGTAAATTTGCTtagaaaacgtttatttatgtttgcgTAGTAAACTTACATGGGTACTTATAGTAGGACTAGTAACTGTATGTTGTATTGTATTCTTCTATGAACGTTCATTCCAGATCAATGTTGTTCCTGTGGGTCTGCATGCGAAGCTCCATCAGGCTCCATAACCAGATGTTCAGTAACATCCTAGCGGCGACCATGCGCTTTTTCGACACCAACCCTTCGGGACGTATTCTCAACAGGTTCTCTAAAGATATGGGTGTCGTTGATGAGATCCTCCCAAGGATGTACTTAGACAGCATACAAGTACGTACCAGGCGATAGTCTTGGATTCCGTAGAAACTTTTCATGGTATTGGTGAAATatctaacaaatattttttgttcacagATATTCATGGTGATGATGGGAATCCTGGTGATGGTGGCGATAGTCAACCCTTACATGTTGCTAACAACGGCTGTTTGCGGAATCCTCATGTATATTTGGACAATCATTTTCCTGAGCACTGCTCAGGCGTTAAAGAGGTAAACACCTTCAAGCAAAGTCAAAACAAGTAGGCTTTATCAAGGGAATCCTCCCCTCTTCAAAAAATATAGTGATCACATCCACCAGATATGGTTGAAAATACGCATTCATACGAGTATACAGCGAAAATAGGTACATAGAGAACATAGAAAGAAGAAATAAGTGTGACGTCCCAAGTCAATTACGATTATGGGCCATGCCCACAGCGGTTGATACCACTAGGCCTTATTTATGTAGCTGATAAGTAAATATCTATTGTAATGTTATACATTTTTGTGTCCAGGGTGGAAGGTACGACCCGCAGCCCAGTGTTCTCTCACGTGTCTGCGACTATGTCGGGACTCAACACGGTGCGCGCGTGTGGCGCTCAGGAGATGCTGCGGGACCAGTTCGACGATAAGCAAGATGTACATACTGCCGCCTGGTACGTCACTGACtcgaatacattttattatagttttactCAATCTACAAAAGAGAAGAGAGTAAAAAATCATCCCATCTTCAAGCCCTCCAAATCAGATTTCTATTATTGTGGTCATTGCTATTTATCTGTTCACGATTTCCATTGTATActtattctttttatatttcaggTACTTAACCATCGTCACAAACACCGCATTTTCCATTTGGCTGAGTCTTATATGTGCAATTTACGTTGTAATTGTTGCATACACATTCCTGTTCCTTGATGATGGTAAGACTTCtttagaaaatatgtttttatagaGCAACATTTTTAGATAACTACTAAGCGTGTACTTTGATTGAATAGGAACAACACAATCAGGCAACGTGGGTCTTGCAATAAGTCAGGGTTTAATCCTGGTGAACATGGTGCAATACGGCGTGAAGCAGACGACGGAGGTGATCTCCCAGATGACGAGCGTGGAGCGCGTGGTGCAGTTCACGTCGCTGCCGCGCGAGGACACGGCcgggcccgcgccgccgcccgcctgGCCCAAGCGCGCCCGCCTCGTCTTCCGCGACCTCTCGCTGCGGTACGACAAGGATGCCGACCCGGTACTGAAGAAACTTAACATCGTTATCGAAAGCGGATGGAAGGTAACCAATGTTCTGACAGCTAGTCTAATATTCAGTCTGTAACTCAAATATTCGAATACTaaactgtaaattatttaaattaatttgacagGTTGGAGTAGTTGGTCGTACAGGAGCAGGCAAATCTTCGCTGATATCGGCACTGTTCCGATTGGCACCCATCGAGGGGAACGTTTTCATTGATGACGTCGATACGGGTGAAATTGCTCTCAAGGTACATaactatttctatatttttgggTTTTTTTACCCAGGGGTAGTGTAGCTACCCAGcacaatagtgaaagaatttttcaaatgggttcagtagtttcggagctgggttcaaacaaacaaaaaaggtttcttGTTTGTTATTAGTACCGATAGAAGATAAATTATTCTGGTAATATTGATGATACATTCCTACATACAAAGGACTTATAACAATAGTTTCTAACGATGTTTTTTTACAGGAGCTGAGGTCCAAGATCTCAATTATTCCTCAAGAGCCAGTGTTGTTTTCCGCTAGTTTGCGCTACAACATGGACCCATTCGACAAATACACTGATGCTGATATTTGGACAGCACTGGAACAGGTACCTACATCAacaagttacatttttaaatgatcTATGGATAGTAATGAGGTCCTaagtgcatttttttttgttaaggtgGAGTTAAAACGCAGCGTGACTTCGTTATCTTCGGCCGTGCAGTCTGGAGGTTCAAACTTCAGTGCTGGCCAGCGACAACTGCTCTGTCTAGCCCGTGCCGCTTTAGGCCGTAATAAGCTACTTGTGCTCGACGAAGCTACAGCCAATGTTGATCCCAAGTAAGACCAACATTCCGGACATAATAAATGGCACAATTAAATGTTTGCTAGTCAGAGTGCacgtttttaaactttattttctttctgcAGCACGGATGCCCTTATTCAAAAGTCGATTAGGACACACTTCGCGGAGTGCACGGTGATCACGGTAGCTCATCGGTTGCACACAGTTGCTGACTCTGACAGAGTTGTTGTaagtataattatgtagttgcTATTTTAATGATTCCCTTTATTGAATCCAATGACTAATGAGTAATGACCTACATTTTTGATAAGTTGGTGGGCGGCAGTATGCGACGCGATACGGATAATAATTTCCGCGAGAAGATTTTTAACCCAGTTTTGTTACATTAATTCAAAGTGATCTGAGATAGCTAGCATAGCCTTTTAATGTCTGTCAGTTCAATGAACTGCAATCAAAATACCAATTAGCGTGGTAATCCCCCATAATGGCATCAGTTACGTCATTAGAAGATCgattaaaaattaagaaattggttaaaccgtTATTTAACAAATTTTAGAACAATCCCGTATAACtagattaatattaatgatataGACGTCTAGGTACATATAGAGATAGATATAACTTGGTATTCCCCGCAGTTTCTCCCAAGCTTCGGAGTAACTAGGCAAACGTGGGAACACACACGTGAATTAAAATTACCTTATGTGCAAGctctattattataaagtttcatcaaagtaCGTTTAATCTTAAGCCACACAGCCATGTGTATGCGTATTTCGGCCAAACTTTcgtgtttaaattatttctaattcaATAAAATGATGACGTTCTCCGCAGGTGATGGAAGCAGGCGAGATAGTAGAATGTGGGCACCCTCACGAACTGCTGCAGCGGCCCGAGGGCCACTTCAGCCGCATGGTGCAACAGCTGGGCCCCGCGGCGGAGCAGAGCCTGCGCGACTTGGCCGCCGCCGCGCACGCCGCACACATACGTTACGTCGACGCAGACGATAACAACCCACAATAGTACTTACTGCATTGTTCACTTATCTACTTAATTTACAACCTTATATATAAGTTTAGTCGAATTCTTGTTATATGGTGCGTGGATTGCGACAAGCATGACACTATGTGAGATGAGAAACAGAGGCCTTTTAGCACATCCTATTGTTTGGATCCTTTTGCTGGTGCCTCAAAGATTGAAAAATTTCTTAATTAAGTCATTATaatgttgattattttatagataaatCTTGTGCTTATGTGCCTTTGGTGTACAAactaaacattatattttaaggtagcttttaaattatttttgtaatatatcACAAATAGGTGAAATAGTTATAAAGTATACGTAAAATTCAAGTGtaatttacaatatattaatgattaaataaaaatgatttatttttaggtgcTCTGGACCTCAATGATAGAGCTGTGACTGCcaaatgataaaaaaaccggccaagtgcgagtcggactcgtgcacgaagggttccgtaaattacagttaaatcaacctatctcaaaaactataagagatactttgatcaaaccaaaaatcgttgaaagagttaattagcatgcatcacctctattttttttagaattttataccccgtagttataaaaatagagggggggggacatactttttacgactttgagagctgatatctcaaaaaccgttcactttaagaaaaatgttttttagaaaactttatatcattttaaaagacctttccattgataccccacacgggtatgtacatcgaaaaaaaaaatttcatccctcagttacatgtatggggggccccacccccaattcttttttttactatttagtgtcatatttttgtagcggttcatacaacacatattcccatcaaatttcatcactgtagtacttatagtttccgagtaaatcggctgtgacagacggacagacggacagacggacagacggacagacggacatgacgaaactataagggttccgtttttgccattttggctacggaaccctaacaaaaatgtaacatGTAATAACTTACCACTATTCTAACCagcttacatatttatatatttgaatacaaaaccaaaaccttaaatatttattgaaaatcttttatgtaagatataaaaaaatacaaattgcatAAATATAACCAACATTCCAGCCATCTATGTAAATACACAATattactacatatgtatatgttactagattttttaccattatttattgaaataattacttaaacagTCTGTACTTATTGAATGTGACGtacttaaataaactttatgaaaCATGGCCTTAAATGTTGAGATTACTGTCAAATGTACATAATGTCtttaaagatatattatattgtgATGTTTTCTgaaatgactttttttttcatttgtaccTTTCCCCTTCGACTTTGCAAGTCttttttcacataattatgtacacTAAATACTAAATAAGACCTGCAGAAACATTTCCTGCATCCAAAATTGAGAGGATATTAagggaaataataataataaaattatgtgatGCATTGAGTATATTTCATATAAGTTGGACTTTTCCATTCTTCACAAGATCAGCAATAGGTTTATACTGCAAGATATGTTGTGATCCCTCTGCAACAAACACAGGTTATTTAGATTGTGCaaggtttgaaaaaaaaaaaaattattatgaataatgatatatttatcatttttattgacaaaagtCATATTAATTCAACACAGCACACCATGTTTTAAGAAACTGTTTATTGTGTTGGTACTATTTATTGGTGAACCTGTTAGTTATTTCATTctaagtagggctgccatccgtccgggtttccccggatttgtcctcgtttggaggccgtccgggggccgtccgggcggggttgcaagaagtgtccggggaaaaccactccacttttcatgtaaggaagcaacTCAAggaatttaaatatatgtaaatagtaaatggattacaaattaggtattattttgttaaaaaaaaatcatactcgttcggggaaaaaatgcgatttacgccaaatgtctgggtttttttaatgtttgtccgggtttggtgaaattcgagatggcaacCCTAATTCTAAGTAATGCAGTCCAAACCAGACTTCGATAATGTTGTCATTTTGAAGACAAAGAAATTGAAACTTGGCGATGCCAacagttttacaaataaaaagtacatatatGACACAGTAAAGGGTACCATACTATGCTGCTTAGTGGGAACAGATGAAGCGTATACCAACCTTCCAAGTCTATTTCTTCATCCTCACCGGCCAGGTCTCCCAGTACAACACCATTCACAGTTTCATTTGCTTTCAAGAACACATGGCTTTGCATATTAGGATGTTCGGCCATTTTATTAGTTTCAAACATTTGCATATTCCCTGGCATTTTATCTAGAACTACAGTCTTCATATGACCCTCCATATTCAACAGGTATTCTTGTGCATACTTGTATTCTGATGGGGTTAGAAAGTTAGTTCCTGAATCCATCCTTTGTCTTTCTTCATTTAATATTggtatacaatatttttctattttatttaatctagtTTTTAGATagttacatataataaattttattctacTCAATTCCATTTTATGTATAGTTGCACGTAAGTCTGTTTTTGGGAGTTTGTTTATATTACGCTCCATGTGTTGTATTTGTCCTAACATACATTCTACCATATCATTACGGTGCGGCAATATTTCTGGAGCCAGCCTTTCATTTTGCCAGGCATTTTGAAGAGTTTTGAGTACGGCTTCAGCagttatttcttcttcttcgtTATCACTTAGTTCAATGTTATCATCCGTGAGATCCATCTTTAATCTCTACGATGACGATAAGAAGATTATTAAAACTGTTTCACTCGCTTTAAAcgacaatttaataattaaataaagttaaaacaaagTTACCAATTGATTATTGATACAAAAACAATCTCAACTTTCTTGTGACAGTACTGACAGTATTTAATGTTTGGCATTTTCGGCGAGTTGACAGTTACTAGTTTGACAGTACAGCAGTCATGGAACTGATAAGAAGTCTGAATGACTATGACTTCATAAGTTCcgtttcttaatttaaaaaaaaattgaattccGTACACTGACTTAAGATTTTAAATCATATCTCTTTTTGCAACAAACAGCTCAAGTGAGAGAAAATTCAGAATACCTACTGTAACTTTGCACATGTAGGGAGGTAGGTTTCAGGTAGGGCCGCCTAagctaaattacaaaaattaataattcaagaACAGCTGGACATAAGATACTTCTTCTGAGTAGAAGAAATAGTTCCGTCGCGTCGGGACGCTGGTAAAACCACTGTTGGAAGCAAGATTTAAAAACAATGACGGATAATCATctcccagccttttcccaactacttaCTTATGTTCCAGTTTGCTGTACCtgccagtattttacaaggagccaaggagcgactgcctatcggacttcctcaacccaattacctgggcaatccaataccttaaggtgatcttcacactgccccgcatcacgctgcatcttgcgtgtcgacgcacctacgtgcgttcttgcgggagtgcagatctgcatcatcgtgcgggtttttcacgcactcacgcgcgtaggtgcgttttgtaaattcacgcacagcggctctcatcgagttccattttcaaatatacacgtcacgcccattgaaaatcacgcgcgtcactgcgggatcagtgtgccataccttgcgtttcgccccgcacctacgcgcgggtagtgcgtgtttctccgcatgtatgtgcgtgatccgcatgaacgcgcgtggatgcattttcagtgtgttggactatgcgtgttttccatacaaacggagatatttccatacaacggaaaaaaacgcatccacgcactacgctgcatcatgcggggcagtgtgataatcgccttatgGTATATCCAACCTTAATGCTATAACCCAATACCataccttggtaagactggttgtcagacttacaggcctctgactacccttaacgactaaTAATGCAAAATTGACTTTCTTTGTGCAAAAAACTTTAACAAGAGTTTTAGCATTTTGCATGGCCCAATATTTATTGTACTGATTTATGTAGAAAGTCAAGACCTCTCTCTCCTCCTTAGGCTTCTATTACCTATGAGACCTACTCCCttaacgtacctacctaattttttaaaatggtttatcATCTAAAGTAGGTAAGATGCCAAGTCTTGTGTCTACGAGGGGCCTGATTCAGCTAATGTAATAATGTGACAGTTGGATAATAATgtaatctcaatagcagttttaaccttatcgggcattctgctactaatataagacgttcgtattccaatgacatttcattggtttgaTATTGGGTAGGTATAGAGTAGTCTACttatattgcaatcgtaaatcattggCAGACaatattattcattatttaatcacagaaaaggataaaaaagtttatttaaaagaaaaaatagtgggatgccacatacgcttcaatcataattgagtcgtgattggaatATGTGAATTGTatatcgcttaagtaaaattagcagaatccaACCCCTGGTGTCACG is a genomic window containing:
- the LOC110383674 gene encoding DNA replication complex GINS protein SLD5; the encoded protein is MDLTDDNIELSDNEEEEITAEAVLKTLQNAWQNERLAPEILPHRNDMVECMLGQIQHMERNINKLPKTDLRATIHKMELSRIKFIICNYLKTRLNKIEKYCIPILNEERQRMDSGTNFLTPSEYKYAQEYLLNMEGHMKTVVLDKMPGNMQMFETNKMAEHPNMQSHVFLKANETVNGVVLGDLAGEDEEIDLEEGSQHILQYKPIADLVKNGKVQLI